A region from the Flavobacteriales bacterium genome encodes:
- a CDS encoding DUF86 domain-containing protein — translation MDRLEGFYADVLKAIGLIEAFMEQGNVVSFESYTKHELVKSAVERQLGIIGEAVNQIRKLDPEHPIVEADRIVQFRNRLIHSYDSIDDAFVWPILSRHLPELKRVVAERAR, via the coding sequence ATGGACAGGCTGGAAGGCTTCTATGCTGATGTGCTGAAAGCCATCGGCTTGATCGAGGCGTTCATGGAGCAGGGCAACGTCGTATCGTTCGAGAGCTACACCAAGCATGAACTCGTGAAAAGCGCCGTGGAGCGCCAACTCGGGATCATTGGAGAAGCCGTGAACCAGATCAGGAAACTCGACCCGGAACACCCGATAGTAGAAGCTGACCGCATCGTCCAATTCAGGAACAGGCTCATTCACTCCTATGATTCCATTGATGACGCGTTCGTCTGGCCCATCCTGTCACGGCATTTGCCCGAACTCAAACGTGTCGTGGCCGAAAGGGCTCGATGA
- a CDS encoding nucleotidyltransferase domain-containing protein — protein sequence MFADLINGHRQQFIELCKSHRVKELYAFGSAVNGPFTASSDVDLLVELEQGDPIETGERLWSFWDRMELFFQRKVDLLTPRSLQNPVKKRHIDAHKKLIYDGQAGRLLC from the coding sequence ATGTTCGCCGACCTGATCAACGGGCACCGTCAGCAGTTCATCGAGCTGTGCAAGTCGCATCGGGTGAAAGAACTCTATGCTTTCGGTTCGGCGGTCAACGGTCCGTTCACCGCATCCAGCGATGTGGACCTTCTGGTTGAACTGGAGCAAGGGGATCCTATCGAAACCGGCGAGCGGCTATGGTCCTTCTGGGACCGCATGGAGTTGTTCTTTCAGCGGAAAGTGGACCTTCTTACACCTCGCTCACTCCAGAACCCGGTGAAAAAGCGCCACATCGACGCCCACAAGAAGCTCATCTACGATGGACAGGCTGGAAGGCTTCTATGCTGA
- a CDS encoding biopolymer transporter ExbD, with product MAEVQEQPISARTTSRLHSPRIHLDMTPMVDLGFLLLTFFILTSKLVTPTAMGLDLPREGPGRAPEERMTLLLDARGVLYACPGAFEPGSTPVRRLSDVHLPPTLAAFAALATDSATASRHLCELRVAQGVRYGRVVDVLDEVKQAGITALSIRQGLSEDESSALAAVRPGMFD from the coding sequence ATGGCCGAGGTACAAGAGCAACCCATCTCCGCGCGCACCACAAGTAGGCTCCACAGCCCACGCATCCACCTCGATATGACGCCGATGGTGGATCTCGGCTTCCTGCTGCTCACCTTCTTCATCCTCACCAGCAAGCTCGTTACCCCCACGGCCATGGGCCTCGACTTGCCGCGGGAAGGACCGGGCCGGGCACCGGAAGAGCGCATGACGTTATTGCTCGACGCACGGGGCGTGCTTTACGCCTGCCCAGGGGCCTTCGAGCCCGGCAGCACACCGGTACGTAGGTTGAGCGATGTGCATCTGCCGCCCACGCTAGCGGCATTCGCTGCATTGGCCACCGACAGTGCCACGGCATCGCGGCACTTGTGCGAGCTGCGGGTGGCCCAGGGCGTGCGCTACGGCCGCGTCGTGGACGTGCTCGATGAGGTGAAGCAGGCGGGAATTACCGCGCTCAGCATTCGCCAGGGGTTGAGCGAGGATGAGTCCAGCGCATTGGCGGCTGTGCGGCCGGGGATGTTCGATTGA
- a CDS encoding T9SS type A sorting domain-containing protein yields MRHSLPLVALALLPAGLCAQNYYELDVNNVRARFYSHGLIGMDLANSAPAFEVPNGGGAHPLFSAGLWIGGMDMGNSLRLAAMCYEPLGSSDWYPGPLRIDGTASTTAGVQAAYDQVWPIDNAAVLLQQEYCACVDDPNCDEAVEFPGYQMPLWFNTWPAMGDFANGFDLYQAPFLDHNGDNDYNPADCDRPCTPGDEALFFIFNDKGGTHQNSQSLPIGVEVQATPFAYSSANAALDNTVFVEYKIINRGILTLSGTYVSLFTDFDLGCANDDYVGCDVGRSMWYVHNGTANDAGAACVGGAQGYGTEPPAFAATILCGVRQDQDGLDNPFVPNHAQATTQLGSMYPDWGVGFGDNIGDNERMGLCRFSYYDNSSTDTGNPLLANQYYNSMRGFWNDGSALTYGGNGYGGTIPARFAFPDDSDPLGQGTNGSVQPPWSEVSAGNAPYDRRGVGTMGPITLEPGDEQRILVAFTYARSSGGGAMNSVGALKERVDSVRAFAMAHDFCSGATCLNGSVLSVNDVAAEVAPIILGPVPTNGALTVTLPTELRGATLYIVDALGRTVMTTTRTSSAQRTLDVASLADGHYTLIAQLDGTSRHARFVKE; encoded by the coding sequence ATGAGACACTCCCTACCCCTTGTTGCGTTGGCGTTGCTCCCGGCCGGGCTATGCGCGCAGAACTACTATGAGCTGGACGTCAACAACGTGCGCGCCCGGTTCTACTCCCACGGGCTCATCGGCATGGACCTCGCCAACAGTGCGCCGGCGTTCGAGGTGCCCAACGGCGGTGGTGCGCACCCGCTCTTCTCCGCTGGGCTTTGGATCGGCGGCATGGACATGGGCAACTCGTTGCGCTTGGCAGCCATGTGCTACGAGCCGTTGGGCAGCAGCGATTGGTACCCGGGTCCACTGCGCATCGATGGCACGGCCAGCACTACGGCCGGCGTGCAAGCCGCGTACGATCAAGTGTGGCCCATCGACAACGCCGCTGTGCTGCTTCAACAGGAGTACTGCGCCTGTGTGGATGACCCCAACTGCGACGAGGCCGTGGAGTTCCCCGGCTATCAAATGCCGCTATGGTTCAATACTTGGCCGGCAATGGGCGATTTCGCCAATGGCTTCGATCTCTACCAGGCCCCCTTCCTTGATCACAACGGCGACAACGACTATAACCCGGCTGATTGCGATCGCCCCTGCACGCCCGGCGATGAAGCGTTGTTCTTCATCTTCAACGACAAAGGAGGCACGCACCAGAATTCCCAGTCATTGCCCATCGGGGTGGAGGTGCAGGCCACGCCCTTCGCGTACTCCAGCGCGAACGCGGCCCTGGACAACACGGTGTTCGTGGAATACAAGATCATCAACCGTGGAATACTCACGCTTTCCGGAACCTACGTCAGCCTTTTCACGGACTTCGACCTGGGCTGCGCCAACGACGACTACGTGGGCTGCGATGTGGGCCGCAGCATGTGGTATGTGCACAACGGTACGGCCAACGATGCAGGCGCTGCATGTGTGGGTGGTGCACAGGGCTACGGCACCGAACCACCCGCATTTGCGGCCACCATTCTCTGCGGGGTGCGCCAGGATCAGGATGGGCTGGACAATCCGTTCGTGCCCAACCATGCACAGGCCACGACGCAATTAGGCTCCATGTACCCCGATTGGGGTGTCGGCTTCGGCGACAACATCGGCGACAACGAACGCATGGGCCTGTGCAGGTTCAGCTATTACGACAACAGTTCCACCGACACCGGCAATCCGCTGCTCGCCAACCAGTACTACAACTCCATGCGTGGTTTCTGGAACGATGGCTCCGCGCTGACCTACGGCGGCAATGGCTACGGCGGTACCATTCCGGCCCGCTTCGCCTTCCCGGACGATAGCGATCCCTTGGGCCAAGGCACCAATGGGTCGGTGCAACCCCCTTGGAGCGAGGTGAGCGCGGGCAATGCGCCGTACGACCGCAGAGGCGTGGGCACCATGGGGCCCATTACGCTGGAGCCGGGCGACGAGCAGCGCATCCTGGTGGCCTTCACCTATGCCCGTAGCAGCGGTGGCGGTGCCATGAACAGCGTGGGTGCGCTGAAAGAAAGGGTGGACAGTGTGCGCGCGTTCGCAATGGCCCACGATTTCTGTTCCGGTGCAACGTGCCTGAACGGTTCGGTGCTGAGCGTGAACGATGTGGCGGCGGAAGTCGCGCCGATCATCCTGGGCCCAGTGCCAACGAACGGAGCGCTCACGGTGACGTTGCCAACCGAACTGCGCGGTGCCACGCTCTACATCGTGGATGCCTTGGGCCGCACGGTGATGACGACCACCAGGACGTCCAGCGCACAGCGCACCTTGGACGTGGCTTCCTTGGCCGATGGACACTACACACTGATCGCGCAGCTGGACGGCACGAGCCGACATGCGCGCTTCGTGAAGGAATAG